The following coding sequences are from one Fimbriiglobus ruber window:
- a CDS encoding helix-turn-helix domain-containing protein, with the protein MDSDESENAARIRQARTLNSVQVFVPETLLVGLARSRATNSRGGMMGAIPSPPLEGDPIRGRKPRTLTVVVADVPFLQAVARSRQRPFFQVEQTRIVLAMANGEPVQAIADRLDCDRTTVWRVGRRYEQGGRTALLRDEPRGGRPQEISPLQRAQLIKLACLEPIAEGLHITRWTSKDVARQAVADGIVEAIRLRTVRQSSSST; encoded by the coding sequence ATGGACTCGGACGAATCAGAAAATGCGGCAAGGATTCGCCAAGCACGCACCTTGAATTCAGTGCAGGTTTTCGTGCCAGAAACACTACTAGTGGGTCTGGCACGAAGTCGTGCAACAAATTCGCGGGGAGGTATGATGGGGGCAATCCCTTCTCCTCCGCTGGAGGGCGATCCCATACGTGGACGAAAGCCACGAACCCTGACGGTCGTTGTGGCCGATGTACCCTTCTTGCAAGCCGTAGCCCGCAGCCGACAACGCCCCTTCTTTCAGGTCGAACAGACCCGCATCGTCTTGGCCATGGCCAACGGTGAACCCGTCCAGGCGATCGCGGACCGCCTGGACTGTGACCGAACCACCGTTTGGCGGGTCGGCCGTCGCTACGAGCAGGGTGGCCGAACGGCTCTCTTGCGGGACGAACCGCGTGGGGGTCGTCCGCAGGAGATTTCCCCCCTCCAGCGTGCCCAACTCATCAAACTGGCCTGCCTGGAGCCCATCGCCGAGGGGTTGCACATTACGCGCTGGACCAGCAAGGATGTGGCTCGCCAAGCCGTCGCGGATGGCATCGTCGAGGCCATCCGTCTCCGTACGGTCCGGCAGAGTTCATCGAGCACGTGA
- a CDS encoding RNA polymerase sigma factor → MDETRLTLLERARGGDESAWRKVVALYQPFVHGWLRGRGVQAQDAEDLTQDVMAVLVRKLPEFEHAGRQGSFRAWLRTVAGNRAKKFHQAGRCRLDVANGGSLSLEYLTRLEDSQSDVSLTWDAEHDRHVFHKLLELVEEEFEPRTVTIFRRLVIDEAKPADVVRETGMSVAAVYAAKSRVLARLRHEAAGFLE, encoded by the coding sequence ATGGACGAGACGCGACTCACGCTACTCGAACGCGCCCGCGGCGGTGACGAATCGGCGTGGCGGAAGGTCGTGGCCTTGTATCAACCGTTCGTTCACGGCTGGTTACGCGGCCGAGGCGTACAGGCGCAAGACGCGGAAGACTTGACCCAGGACGTGATGGCGGTCCTGGTTCGGAAGCTGCCCGAGTTTGAACACGCCGGGAGACAGGGGTCGTTCCGCGCCTGGCTCCGCACGGTGGCCGGTAACCGTGCGAAGAAGTTCCACCAGGCGGGGCGCTGCCGACTGGACGTCGCGAACGGCGGCAGTCTGTCGCTCGAATACCTGACCCGGCTCGAGGATTCGCAGTCGGACGTGTCCCTGACCTGGGACGCCGAACACGATCGTCACGTTTTCCACAAACTACTGGAATTGGTCGAAGAAGAGTTCGAGCCGCGGACGGTGACGATCTTTCGCCGCCTCGTGATCGACGAGGCTAAGCCGGCGGACGTCGTCCGCGAAACCGGCATGTCCGTCGCGGCGGTCTACGCGGCGAAGTCCCGGGTCTTGGCCCGATTGCGGCACGAAGCGGCCGGATTTCTGGAATAA
- a CDS encoding IS630 family transposase (programmed frameshift) codes for MDKKYLVRLTDEERAICEATIKMGTGKSEKLRRAIVLLKADVDGPAWHDTKISEAVGCRRQTVENVRQAFVLEGFEGALVRKKRAMPPTPKMLDGMAEAKLIAMRLGKPPAGFGHWTLRLLADQMVELQIVDSISPETVRQTLKKTGMTKRKIEYWVIPPGADGEFVANMEEVLETYEKAYDPDCPVVCMDEQPVQLIGETRVPIPATKEHPERVDYEYERKGTASIFMFAEPLSGFRQATARPRRTKDDWAHEVAHLLDSGYAGVNRITLVCDNLNTHTKGAFYEAFPPDRARDYVRRIDFVYTPKHGSWLNVAECELSCMTSQCLKDRRIGDLETLQTEIAAWSTRVNEKQRAVDWQFTIEKARVKLKRLYPKI; via the exons ATGGACAAGAAGTATCTCGTGCGGCTCACGGACGAGGAACGGGCGATTTGCGAAGCGACGATCAAGATGGGAACGGGCAAGTCGGAGAAACTACGGCGGGCGATCGTCTTGCTCAAGGCCGACGTCGACGGCCCAGCGTGGCATGACACCAAGATCAGCGAGGCGGTCGGGTGCCGGAGGCAGACCGTCGAGAACGTGCGGCAAGCGTTCGTGCTCGAAGGCTTCGAGGGGGCGCTGGTTCGCAAGAAACGGGCGATGCCGCCGACGCCGAAAATGCTGGACGGCATGGCCGAGGCGAAATTGATCGCCATGCGGTTGGGTAAGCCACCCGCGGGCTTCGGCCATTGGACCCTGCGACTGCTGGCCGATCAAATGGTCGAACTGCAGATCGTCGATTCGATCAGCCCGGAGACGGTCCGCCAGACGCTTAAAAAAACGG GCATGACCAAGCGGAAAATCGAGTACTGGGTGATCCCTCCCGGCGCCGACGGCGAGTTCGTCGCCAACATGGAAGAGGTGCTGGAGACGTACGAAAAAGCCTACGATCCCGACTGCCCCGTCGTGTGCATGGACGAGCAACCGGTGCAACTCATCGGCGAGACGCGTGTGCCGATTCCGGCGACGAAGGAGCATCCGGAGCGGGTCGATTACGAATACGAACGGAAGGGGACGGCCAGTATCTTTATGTTCGCCGAACCGCTCTCGGGCTTCCGGCAAGCCACGGCCCGGCCGCGCCGCACCAAGGATGATTGGGCTCATGAAGTCGCCCATTTGCTCGATTCGGGCTACGCGGGCGTCAATCGGATCACGCTGGTCTGCGACAATTTGAACACGCACACCAAGGGGGCGTTCTACGAAGCATTTCCGCCTGACAGGGCCCGCGACTACGTGCGGCGGATCGACTTCGTGTACACTCCCAAGCATGGGAGTTGGCTGAACGTGGCAGAGTGCGAATTGAGTTGCATGACCAGCCAATGCTTGAAGGACCGACGGATCGGCGACCTCGAGACGCTGCAAACCGAAATTGCCGCCTGGTCAACCCGCGTGAACGAGAAACAACGAGCCGTCGATTGGCAATTCACCATCGAGAAAGCAAGGGTCAAGTTGAAGCGGCTCTATCCCAAAATTTAG
- a CDS encoding IS630 family transposase, which produces MRGRRPKGLTLLTSDIRELERIAHSEMSPWYQVRRARLAPGIAAGHRREDLAGQLECDESTIWRACQRYRHVGLAGLRADQRQGHSGRDLEITPVQRAEIVELACREPLAKGLHITQWSSDDLVRQAVSDGIVARIRPRTVRDILSNVDLQPHRTRYWTTARLDARFTERAEQVLWCYANAARLAEQGVWVACVDEIPTFQIRERHPIRRAIPGSIEQQEFDYTRHGTVNMLVFLVVHSGLMDLAFLASNDAEHDVSERELFRRQYQELRGMFLIQDGGSSHIAGRTRKYFSGSRGWWTPRLTPANASWLNQAEILIHAFKHDYLKRASWKGQDEFKAHVLASWPEYNHRYAHPLEWTRTNQKMRQGFAKHAP; this is translated from the coding sequence ATGCGTGGACGCCGTCCCAAGGGATTGACTCTCCTCACCTCCGACATCCGTGAACTTGAGCGGATCGCTCACAGTGAGATGTCGCCCTGGTATCAAGTTCGGCGTGCGCGGCTCGCTCCGGGAATCGCCGCAGGCCACCGGCGAGAAGACCTGGCTGGCCAACTGGAGTGCGACGAATCCACCATCTGGCGGGCGTGCCAACGCTATCGGCACGTCGGACTGGCCGGATTGCGGGCCGACCAGCGGCAGGGTCACTCGGGACGTGACCTGGAGATCACTCCTGTGCAACGGGCTGAAATCGTCGAGTTAGCTTGTCGGGAGCCCCTGGCCAAAGGATTGCACATCACGCAGTGGTCGAGTGATGATCTGGTTCGCCAAGCCGTGTCCGACGGGATCGTCGCTCGGATCCGCCCCCGGACGGTGCGGGACATCTTGAGCAACGTGGATCTTCAACCCCATCGTACCCGCTACTGGACGACCGCCCGGTTGGATGCCCGGTTCACGGAGAGGGCGGAGCAAGTCCTTTGGTGCTACGCGAATGCGGCCCGACTGGCGGAACAAGGGGTCTGGGTGGCGTGTGTCGATGAGATCCCGACGTTCCAGATCCGGGAGCGTCACCCGATCCGGCGAGCGATCCCGGGGTCGATCGAGCAACAGGAGTTCGACTACACCCGGCATGGGACGGTGAACATGCTGGTGTTCCTGGTGGTGCATAGCGGGTTGATGGACCTCGCGTTCCTGGCGAGCAACGACGCGGAACACGATGTCTCGGAACGGGAGTTGTTCCGCCGGCAGTACCAGGAACTACGGGGCATGTTCCTGATCCAGGATGGTGGTTCGAGCCACATCGCCGGCCGCACGCGGAAATACTTTTCCGGGAGTCGTGGCTGGTGGACGCCGCGCTTGACACCCGCCAACGCCTCGTGGTTGAACCAAGCGGAAATCCTCATCCATGCCTTCAAACACGATTACCTGAAGCGGGCGTCTTGGAAGGGCCAGGACGAGTTCAAGGCCCACGTGTTGGCTTCCTGGCCCGAGTACAACCACCGATATGCCCACCCCTTGGAATGGACTCGGACGAATCAGAAAATGCGGCAAGGATTCGCCAAGCACGCACCTTGA
- a CDS encoding serine/threonine-protein kinase → MAPHPSRIHLLAFTRGELAEADVAAVESHLEECESCCFNLAEVDSGDAFSSRLRAAVRHSPDDTIAPTRLVSSSPATTTAGLPVIPGYEVVRELGRGGIGVVYEARDCVLHRTVAVKLLRGGTMATPEELTRFRSEALAIARLHHPNVVQVFDTGTLDGNPYIVLEYVAGGSLSQHTKGNPQPPRAAADLVAAIAKGVQAAHDAGIVHRDLKPANVLVSPPPAGPKISDFGLAKMLDGSPSSTTTGAISGTPNYMAPEQAAGKPAGPTADVYAIGAILYELLAGHPPFVGVTVGETLELVRHQEPVALTRLQRNVPRDLDTICLKCLQKEPASRYPSAAALGDDLRLFLDGRPIKARPLGAFGRSVKWCRRNPRVAVLLGLVTALICLLGAGGVVAALVFAEQAEYQKSLKDKADEARRQAEIEQGHAREAADRATAEADRATQITNFLKGLFEPKDQLFVANVSLDFRGQGDKQNASALLKIGLEKLNGPDGFHDRPLVRADLLYQIGTIYVGLGKPGDARPLLEEALRLRRLHLPPSHPDLGKAVLAAAEMRSVYEDEVDGGLFREAIAIYKANAGPDGLELAAAEVSFAFLTCYLNGGSSESQKMLEHAYEVRRRLLGESDFRTQTTLLTIITVHIQESRHLEAAPLLMRLMTASEQRGVKPELLACLRQMVETYSAKSLLGNAAAVEPARRLVKQMSNVFGGDHYLTVQAKSNLAWFLFDTGNFEETITLDRECLSSLETWGLPNRFLRACFTLRLSRAMARSNKPIGQIEAETRKAVSLFRELAAKNSGGRTEHPHALQFLARILAQNDPKRNREEIGKLLEEALTYSRAHSQISAYRRAFALSDAGHWRLLQGDFKTSADLFAEAAELWRHEPKNTNHFLAETLALRSFALLKQGRADEAGAARREVEAFLKQNPSDDHINTSNARELLVGRVPPWGF, encoded by the coding sequence ATGGCTCCTCACCCTTCCCGAATCCACCTCCTCGCATTTACCCGCGGCGAACTCGCCGAGGCGGACGTGGCCGCGGTCGAGTCCCACCTGGAGGAGTGCGAGTCCTGCTGTTTCAACCTCGCGGAGGTCGATTCGGGGGACGCGTTCTCGTCGCGCCTCCGGGCGGCCGTGCGACATTCCCCGGACGACACGATCGCGCCGACCCGTTTGGTCTCGTCATCGCCAGCGACGACCACGGCCGGACTCCCGGTGATTCCCGGCTACGAAGTCGTGCGCGAACTCGGCCGGGGCGGAATAGGCGTCGTGTACGAAGCCCGTGACTGTGTCCTCCATCGGACCGTCGCCGTCAAGCTTCTTCGTGGCGGGACAATGGCGACTCCCGAGGAACTGACCCGGTTCCGGTCGGAAGCGCTCGCGATCGCCCGCCTACACCACCCGAACGTCGTTCAGGTGTTCGATACGGGGACGCTGGACGGCAACCCGTACATCGTGCTGGAGTACGTGGCCGGCGGTTCGCTCTCGCAGCACACGAAGGGGAATCCGCAACCGCCGCGGGCGGCAGCGGATCTGGTGGCCGCCATCGCGAAGGGTGTCCAGGCCGCTCACGACGCCGGCATCGTTCACCGCGACCTCAAGCCCGCGAACGTACTCGTCTCGCCACCGCCCGCCGGCCCGAAAATCAGCGACTTCGGCTTGGCCAAGATGCTCGACGGGTCGCCCAGTTCGACGACAACAGGGGCCATCTCGGGTACGCCGAACTACATGGCCCCCGAGCAGGCAGCCGGCAAACCCGCGGGCCCGACGGCCGACGTGTACGCGATCGGCGCGATCCTCTACGAACTCCTCGCCGGCCACCCACCATTCGTCGGCGTGACGGTGGGGGAGACGCTCGAACTGGTCCGCCATCAGGAGCCGGTCGCCCTCACGCGGCTCCAACGAAACGTGCCGCGCGACCTGGACACGATCTGCCTGAAGTGCTTGCAAAAAGAGCCGGCGTCCCGCTACCCGAGCGCGGCCGCGCTCGGCGACGACCTCCGGCTGTTTCTGGACGGGCGGCCGATCAAGGCGCGGCCGCTCGGGGCGTTCGGCCGGTCGGTCAAGTGGTGCCGACGGAATCCGCGAGTGGCCGTTCTGTTGGGCCTCGTAACCGCACTGATTTGTCTGTTGGGGGCCGGTGGGGTGGTCGCGGCCCTGGTCTTCGCCGAACAGGCGGAATACCAAAAAAGCCTTAAAGACAAGGCCGACGAGGCCCGGCGCCAGGCCGAGATCGAACAAGGCCACGCCCGCGAAGCTGCCGACCGGGCGACGGCCGAGGCCGACCGGGCGACCCAGATCACCAATTTTCTGAAGGGCTTGTTCGAGCCGAAAGACCAGTTGTTCGTTGCCAACGTCAGCCTCGATTTCCGCGGCCAGGGGGACAAGCAGAACGCCAGCGCTCTGCTAAAAATCGGCCTGGAGAAACTGAACGGCCCGGACGGGTTCCACGACCGCCCGCTCGTCCGCGCCGATCTGCTCTACCAGATCGGCACGATCTACGTCGGGCTGGGTAAGCCCGGCGACGCCAGACCGCTCCTGGAGGAAGCCCTCCGGCTCCGCCGGCTCCACTTGCCCCCGTCCCACCCCGACCTGGGCAAAGCGGTATTAGCCGCCGCGGAGATGCGGTCGGTGTACGAGGACGAGGTGGACGGCGGGCTGTTCCGCGAGGCCATCGCCATTTACAAAGCGAACGCCGGTCCGGACGGGCTCGAGTTGGCGGCCGCGGAGGTGAGCTTTGCCTTCTTGACTTGCTATCTGAACGGTGGTTCGTCCGAAAGCCAGAAGATGCTCGAACACGCGTACGAGGTCCGCCGCCGGCTCCTGGGCGAGTCCGATTTCCGCACACAGACTACGCTACTGACCATTATCACCGTTCACATTCAGGAAAGCCGACACCTCGAGGCCGCCCCCCTGTTGATGCGCCTGATGACCGCGTCCGAGCAGCGGGGCGTCAAGCCGGAGTTGCTGGCCTGTCTTCGCCAAATGGTGGAAACGTATTCGGCCAAGTCCCTGTTAGGTAACGCGGCAGCCGTCGAGCCGGCCCGCAGACTCGTCAAGCAGATGTCGAACGTTTTCGGTGGGGACCACTACCTCACGGTACAGGCCAAATCCAATCTCGCCTGGTTCTTGTTCGATACAGGAAACTTTGAAGAGACGATTACCCTCGACCGGGAATGTTTGAGCAGTCTGGAAACCTGGGGACTGCCCAATCGTTTCCTGCGTGCGTGCTTTACGTTGAGACTCTCGCGGGCGATGGCGCGGTCTAATAAACCGATTGGGCAGATCGAGGCCGAAACGCGAAAGGCGGTCTCGCTTTTCCGCGAGTTGGCGGCCAAGAATTCCGGTGGCCGAACGGAACACCCTCATGCACTCCAATTTCTGGCACGCATCCTGGCCCAAAATGACCCGAAGCGGAATCGGGAAGAGATCGGAAAACTTCTCGAAGAGGCTCTGACGTACAGCCGGGCTCACTCACAGATCTCCGCGTACCGACGTGCGTTCGCCTTGTCCGACGCCGGGCACTGGCGGCTGCTCCAGGGCGACTTCAAAACGTCCGCCGATCTTTTCGCCGAGGCGGCCGAACTGTGGCGGCACGAACCCAAAAACACTAACCACTTCCTCGCCGAGACGCTCGCCTTACGCTCCTTCGCTCTACTCAAACAGGGCCGCGCGGACGAGGCCGGGGCGGCGAGACGCGAAGTCGAGGCATTCCTGAAACAGAACCCCAGCGACGACCATATCAACACATCCAACGCCCGCGAGCTTTTGGTCGGTCGTGTACCCCCATGGGGATTTTGA